A DNA window from Methanococcus voltae PS contains the following coding sequences:
- a CDS encoding METTL5 family protein: MKKKHLEMVLDNLKAHPNPKVELEQYSTEGNLASELLMFARDDIKNNIVVELGCGTGRFSIGSLLLGAKSAYGIDIDKESVETAKYNLGNIMEILEKFNLKYVIENLDKNKDENGVNDINELCKFETIDIKEFSKEKIFETFEIENMVHLKGDEKIIVIQNPPFGAQTTNKFADRAFLEKALEVGDVVYTIHNTPSREFIKKYVADNERNITHIFQAYFRIPAIYEFHKKKFVNVPVDIYRIE; the protein is encoded by the coding sequence ATAAAAAAGAAACATCTTGAAATGGTATTGGATAATTTAAAAGCTCACCCTAATCCAAAAGTAGAATTAGAACAATATTCTACAGAGGGGAATCTTGCAAGTGAATTATTAATGTTTGCTAGAGACGATATAAAAAACAATATCGTGGTTGAATTGGGTTGCGGAACTGGGCGATTTTCAATCGGTTCGCTATTACTTGGCGCCAAAAGTGCCTATGGAATAGATATTGACAAAGAATCGGTTGAAACTGCAAAATATAATTTAGGAAATATTATGGAAATATTAGAAAAATTTAATTTAAAATACGTAATCGAAAATTTAGATAAAAACAAGGATGAAAATGGAGTTAATGACATAAATGAACTCTGTAAATTTGAAACAATAGATATAAAAGAATTTTCAAAAGAAAAAATATTTGAAACTTTTGAAATTGAAAATATGGTGCACCTCAAAGGTGATGAAAAAATTATTGTTATTCAAAATCCACCCTTTGGGGCTCAAACGACTAATAAATTCGCCGATAGAGCTTTCCTTGAAAAAGCTTTGGAAGTTGGAGACGTAGTTTATACGATACACAATACTCCGTCTCGAGAATTTATAAAAAAGTACGTTGCGGATAACGAAAGGAATATAACCCATATATTTCAGGCTTATTTCAGAATTCCGGCTATTTACGAATTCCATAAGAAAAAGTTTGTCAATGTGCCCGTTGATATCTATAGAATTGAATAA
- a CDS encoding AAA family ATPase, whose product MLKGIIKGEIEKKTITQIYGPPGSGKTNICIIAMIKYAKNNQKVIYMDTEGSLSTERVKQICPQDSDGIFKNTLLCEPYTFEEQCNIIESLESVENIGLIIVDGISSLYRLELSNNVFHNTELNRNLAKQIHILNKIAKKNDTAVLLTNQAKDSVNYKISDTDYNNKDSSENEGKNHNFRNSKVKNSFDDSFEPTGGKLLAYWSKSILKLEKFKNFRRLTLEKHRFHKDGEYIDFQIVQQGLKELTGFNESEKFKNSKNELNNITNGIKDIKDIKE is encoded by the coding sequence ATGCTAAAAGGAATAATTAAGGGCGAAATCGAGAAAAAAACCATAACGCAAATTTATGGACCTCCAGGAAGTGGTAAAACCAACATATGTATTATTGCTATGATAAAATATGCTAAAAATAATCAAAAAGTAATATACATGGATACAGAAGGTAGTTTATCCACAGAAAGAGTTAAACAGATATGCCCTCAAGATAGTGACGGTATTTTCAAAAATACACTACTTTGCGAACCTTACACTTTTGAAGAACAGTGTAACATTATTGAAAGTCTAGAATCGGTTGAAAATATCGGTTTGATAATTGTTGACGGAATTTCATCATTATATAGGCTAGAGCTATCAAACAATGTATTCCATAATACCGAATTAAACCGTAATTTGGCTAAACAAATACATATATTAAATAAAATTGCTAAAAAAAACGATACTGCCGTACTTTTAACTAACCAAGCGAAAGATAGCGTAAATTATAAAATTTCAGATACGGATTACAATAATAAAGATTCTAGTGAAAATGAAGGAAAAAATCACAATTTTAGAAATTCTAAAGTTAAAAATTCGTTTGATGATAGTTTTGAACCTACAGGGGGCAAATTATTAGCATACTGGAGTAAATCAATACTAAAATTGGAAAAGTTTAAAAATTTTAGAAGATTAACACTTGAAAAACATAGATTCCATAAAGATGGTGAATATATTGATTTTCAGATTGTTCAGCAGGGTTTAAAAGAGTTAACTGGCTTTAATGAATCAGAAAAGTTTAAAAATTCTAAGAACGAATTAAATAATATAACAAATGGTATAAAAGATATAAAAGATATAAAAGAATAA
- a CDS encoding Rrf2 family transcriptional regulator, with amino-acid sequence MEVTGKTLEIMEAIEGICTTKEVAEKLETHPKNIDRHIRVLRDLGLVETRKGKFGGICLTNEGKYLLKKKHINLISIKVRIVANDKIGLLAEITSTISGKGGNILATTLEKEDERVVVWLSLENLDFDDLKKILKDKVIKVSLV; translated from the coding sequence ATGGAAGTTACTGGGAAAACTCTTGAAATCATGGAAGCTATCGAAGGTATATGTACTACAAAAGAAGTAGCGGAAAAATTAGAAACCCACCCTAAAAATATTGACCGGCATATTCGAGTATTAAGGGATTTAGGACTTGTAGAAACACGTAAGGGTAAATTTGGAGGTATTTGCCTTACAAATGAAGGAAAATACTTATTGAAGAAAAAACATATAAATCTAATAAGTATAAAGGTTAGAATTGTTGCAAATGACAAAATCGGATTATTGGCAGAAATTACGTCAACAATTTCTGGAAAAGGTGGCAATATCTTAGCTACTACCTTGGAGAAGGAAGATGAAAGAGTCGTAGTTTGGTTAAGTCTCGAAAATCTAGATTTTGATGATTTGAAGAAAATATTAAAAGATAAAGTTATAAAGGTGTCGCTAGTATGA
- the cyaB gene encoding class IV adenylate cyclase, with protein MIEVEIKVSLENKDIEKIIADLKDIGFKKSGIKEQIDVYYNGIDRDFRETDEALRIRRSANLNEDLSVINENTYVTYKGKKLDKISKTRVEHETAVEDIDTMDNIFKSLGFKSVEPVRKVRKLLRKVIGATEDEYIEASIDKVDNVGQYLELEITVESFEQKDEALGKLFSVLEEIGIDKNNLELKSYLELRDEKLGIN; from the coding sequence ATGATTGAGGTAGAAATAAAAGTTTCTCTTGAAAACAAAGATATTGAAAAGATAATAGCTGATTTAAAGGATATAGGATTCAAAAAATCAGGTATTAAGGAACAAATAGACGTTTATTATAATGGAATAGATAGAGATTTTAGAGAAACTGATGAAGCTCTTAGAATTAGACGTTCTGCTAATTTAAACGAGGATTTATCAGTAATTAATGAAAATACCTACGTGACATATAAAGGTAAAAAATTAGATAAGATTTCAAAAACACGTGTAGAGCACGAAACTGCGGTTGAAGATATCGATACGATGGACAACATTTTTAAAAGTTTAGGGTTTAAAAGCGTAGAACCAGTTCGTAAAGTTAGAAAATTGCTTAGAAAAGTAATTGGTGCGACAGAAGATGAATATATAGAAGCTTCCATAGATAAAGTTGATAATGTCGGACAATATTTAGAATTGGAGATTACTGTGGAAAGTTTTGAGCAAAAAGATGAAGCACTTGGAAAATTATTTTCAGTTTTGGAAGAAATTGGAATTGATAAAAATAATCTTGAATTAAAATCTTACTTGGAATTAAGGGACGAAAAATTAGGAATTAATTAA
- a CDS encoding exodeoxyribonuclease III: protein MKLISWNVNGIKAILQKGFVEFIKNKNPDVVCLQEIKTNTPSQILDLSEYKQYWNTASKKGYSGTAIFTKEKPENITYGMNNFPDDEGRVITAEYENYYLVNVYTPNSQRGLTRLEYRISWDSKFLEYLNSLNENKPVVFCGDLNVAHKEIDLRNPKTNKKHAGFTEEERMGFDKYVENNYVDTFRIFNKEPDNYTWWSYMHNARAKNIGWRIDYFCTSDSLVDYVKNSIIMDEIYGSDHCPIQLELDC from the coding sequence ATCAAATTAATATCTTGGAATGTCAATGGAATTAAAGCAATATTACAAAAAGGGTTTGTTGAGTTTATAAAAAACAAAAATCCTGACGTAGTATGCCTACAAGAAATTAAAACAAACACTCCATCTCAAATTCTTGATTTATCAGAATATAAACAATATTGGAATACTGCTTCTAAAAAGGGTTATTCAGGAACTGCAATATTTACAAAGGAAAAGCCTGAAAATATTACATATGGAATGAATAATTTTCCAGATGATGAAGGTAGGGTCATTACTGCAGAATACGAGAATTATTATCTTGTAAATGTATATACGCCAAATTCTCAGCGTGGTTTAACCAGATTAGAATACCGTATATCGTGGGATTCCAAATTTTTGGAGTATTTAAATAGTTTAAATGAAAATAAACCAGTTGTATTTTGCGGAGACTTAAATGTAGCGCATAAAGAAATTGATTTGAGAAATCCTAAAACGAACAAAAAACATGCCGGATTTACTGAAGAAGAAAGAATGGGTTTTGATAAATACGTTGAAAATAATTACGTAGACACATTTAGAATATTTAATAAAGAGCCTGACAACTACACCTGGTGGTCTTACATGCACAATGCGAGGGCTAAAAACATTGGTTGGCGTATAGATTACTTTTGTACGTCCGATTCACTTGTTGATTACGTAAAAAACTCTATAATTATGGATGAAATTTATGGTTCCGACCATTGCCCCATACAGTTAGAATTGGATTGTTAA
- a CDS encoding peptidylprolyl isomerase yields MIATIVTNKGTMKVNLFEKEAPITVENFKKYAEEGFYDNTIFHRVINGFMIQGGGFTKDGVQKETQAPIKNEAKNGLSNKRGTLAMARTNAVDSATSQFFINHIDNSFLDYKNDMNYGYAVFAELTEGFEVLDEIAKVKTGTKSYFQDWPVEDVIIEKITIE; encoded by the coding sequence TTGATTGCAACAATCGTTACAAACAAAGGTACAATGAAAGTAAATTTATTCGAAAAAGAAGCACCTATAACCGTAGAAAACTTTAAAAAATATGCTGAAGAAGGATTTTACGACAATACTATTTTTCATAGAGTTATAAACGGATTCATGATTCAAGGTGGAGGTTTTACAAAAGATGGGGTTCAAAAAGAAACACAAGCTCCAATTAAAAACGAAGCTAAGAACGGTTTATCTAACAAAAGAGGAACTTTAGCAATGGCTAGAACAAACGCTGTAGATTCAGCTACAAGCCAATTTTTCATAAACCACATTGACAATTCATTTTTAGATTACAAAAATGATATGAACTATGGTTACGCAGTATTTGCAGAATTAACCGAAGGTTTCGAAGTTTTAGACGAAATAGCAAAAGTTAAAACAGGAACTAAAAGCTACTTCCAAGACTGGCCAGTAGAAGATGTAATTATTGAAAAAATAACAATTGAATAA
- a CDS encoding DUF2193 domain-containing protein yields the protein MKELYEKMVNEAMAAQWADVEVIKAKRGTEYKLTDGKPYVDAVQKMEAIGDQCKEVIDLHKNSVQTHYDTLCDLTDTVRPEDDPFVEHYQTPAILEILYNEDPKFREAVEKFIDAVEKNRALIGKEVVRRYGGFYGPTCVVDFALIPGSTSNVVNQILRKTDIPEHYKQAILASKSWGMNTSYGIGDKFAHAVEDGLTLNEAMDKEIDTIKMIYDTPIQAQTKLMEEAGHTSFDVFKYMQDYKKKMDGTVKKALDAEVNYGNIVTVPAYCVGDISHHIAQSTYNMCKDDVIMAVIEATSKVMDNTLRNNLDKFKTEFDVLSLATGSTAAAVEYILELDGFNAPTVVELLTQRFHNYVQLYPKRGAAAELHNHDFMDMVYRGWKTLDKARRMKNGSGAKLVPMVNDMPVDLDPIAENEVLMNPQRYAYPACAITVRFSSLMRLADYPCLLTSEPVTATMMTNVIALHKNNPGAPARVCKKCASSCLVDFRHEYCQWRESV from the coding sequence ATGAAAGAACTGTATGAGAAGATGGTAAATGAAGCGATGGCTGCTCAATGGGCAGATGTTGAAGTTATAAAAGCCAAAAGAGGTACAGAGTACAAATTAACAGATGGTAAGCCATACGTTGACGCAGTTCAAAAAATGGAGGCAATTGGTGACCAATGTAAAGAAGTAATTGATTTACACAAAAATTCAGTGCAAACTCATTACGATACATTGTGTGATTTAACAGATACGGTACGTCCAGAAGACGACCCATTTGTAGAACACTACCAGACTCCCGCTATATTGGAAATACTTTATAATGAAGACCCTAAATTTAGAGAAGCCGTTGAAAAATTTATAGACGCGGTTGAAAAGAACCGTGCATTAATTGGAAAAGAAGTAGTAAGAAGATACGGCGGATTTTATGGACCTACTTGTGTAGTTGATTTTGCACTTATACCTGGAAGTACCAGTAATGTTGTAAATCAAATACTTAGGAAAACAGATATTCCTGAACATTACAAGCAAGCTATATTAGCTTCCAAATCTTGGGGTATGAATACATCATACGGGATAGGAGATAAATTTGCCCACGCGGTAGAGGATGGATTAACACTTAATGAAGCTATGGATAAAGAAATAGATACCATAAAGATGATTTATGATACACCAATACAAGCACAAACTAAATTAATGGAAGAAGCGGGACATACAAGCTTTGATGTATTTAAATATATGCAAGACTACAAGAAAAAAATGGATGGCACAGTTAAAAAAGCTTTAGATGCTGAAGTAAACTATGGAAACATTGTTACAGTACCTGCTTACTGCGTAGGGGATATTTCTCACCACATTGCACAATCTACATACAATATGTGTAAAGATGATGTAATAATGGCAGTAATAGAAGCTACATCTAAAGTAATGGACAATACATTGCGAAATAACTTAGATAAGTTCAAAACAGAGTTTGATGTATTATCTTTAGCAACCGGCTCCACGGCTGCTGCTGTTGAATATATATTAGAACTTGACGGATTTAATGCTCCAACAGTTGTAGAATTACTTACACAAAGATTCCATAACTATGTACAATTATACCCAAAAAGAGGGGCTGCTGCAGAATTGCACAACCACGACTTTATGGACATGGTATATAGAGGTTGGAAAACACTTGATAAAGCTAGAAGAATGAAGAATGGTTCAGGAGCTAAATTGGTACCAATGGTTAATGATATGCCAGTAGATTTAGACCCAATTGCGGAAAATGAAGTTTTAATGAACCCACAAAGATACGCATATCCTGCCTGTGCTATAACAGTTAGATTCTCATCATTAATGAGATTAGCAGATTACCCTTGTTTATTAACAAGTGAGCCAGTTACTGCCACAATGATGACAAACGTAATTGCTTTACACAAAAATAACCCAGGAGCGCCTGCTAGAGTATGTAAAAAATGTGCTTCATCCTGTTTAGTAGACTTCAGACACGAATACTGTCAATGGAGAGAATCAGTTTAA
- a CDS encoding MIP/aquaporin family protein, which produces MSIVKKSIAELVGTCFLVFFGTGSAIMALLISSDLGTTGIGILGGIGEWLAIGMAFGLAIAASIYAVGAVSGAHLNPAVTIALWAVKEFETKDVIPYILAQLTGATLGSILLIGCIGASAATIGGLGATAPSAGFTYMQAMLAEIVGTFLLMITIMGVAVDKKAPNKFAGLVIGLAVAGIIITIGGISGASINPARTFGPYLMDMFYGINLWVYYPIYVIGPILGALIGAFIYKYIREE; this is translated from the coding sequence ATGAGCATTGTTAAAAAATCTATTGCAGAATTGGTTGGAACTTGCTTTTTAGTGTTTTTTGGTACAGGTTCTGCAATTATGGCACTATTAATATCGAGTGATTTAGGTACAACAGGTATCGGAATACTCGGTGGAATTGGAGAATGGCTGGCGATTGGTATGGCATTTGGTTTGGCGATAGCGGCTTCGATTTACGCCGTTGGTGCTGTTTCAGGTGCACATTTAAATCCAGCTGTTACAATAGCCTTGTGGGCAGTTAAGGAATTTGAGACAAAAGATGTTATACCATACATTTTAGCACAGTTAACAGGTGCTACACTTGGTTCGATACTTTTAATCGGCTGTATAGGTGCTTCGGCAGCTACTATCGGTGGTTTGGGTGCTACGGCTCCTTCAGCAGGATTTACTTATATGCAAGCTATGCTTGCTGAAATAGTTGGTACATTCCTATTGATGATAACCATAATGGGTGTAGCGGTTGATAAAAAAGCTCCAAACAAATTTGCAGGACTTGTAATCGGTTTAGCAGTTGCAGGAATTATTATCACCATAGGTGGTATTTCAGGAGCTTCAATTAACCCAGCAAGGACTTTTGGACCTTACTTAATGGATATGTTCTACGGGATTAATTTATGGGTATACTACCCAATCTACGTTATTGGTCCAATATTGGGGGCATTAATCGGTGCTTTCATTTATAAATACATAAGGGAAGAATAA